In the Wenzhouxiangella sp. XN24 genome, one interval contains:
- a CDS encoding OmpA family protein — protein MKNSILTLAVITSLAATPVLAAESSPTQARHNAIGIVAGGLLGAVIGGPPGLIAGMAMGGITSDQQLARSRVDSLESLAGQLRDEQRDLETERNGLQARVTTLGEALERQRDLAGRAAETLMLTDGLEFSIGFRSNSAAPPETLEESLAALATLVGAVPELTIQLDGYADPRGTAALNSKLSMQRAEAVRERLVAAGVDPQRIQVAGHGAVLAEGAAQADPDEWAMQRRVDVRLQSDSARRVVSRP, from the coding sequence ATGAAAAACAGCATCCTTACGCTCGCCGTCATCACGTCGTTGGCCGCGACGCCCGTCCTCGCCGCGGAGAGCTCGCCGACCCAGGCCCGCCACAATGCGATCGGGATCGTCGCCGGGGGGCTTCTCGGCGCGGTAATCGGCGGACCCCCGGGACTGATCGCCGGCATGGCCATGGGGGGCATCACGAGTGACCAGCAGCTTGCCCGGTCCCGCGTCGATTCGCTGGAGTCGCTGGCCGGACAACTGCGCGACGAGCAGCGTGACCTCGAGACCGAGCGCAACGGCCTGCAGGCCCGCGTGACCACGCTCGGCGAAGCCCTCGAACGCCAGCGGGATTTGGCCGGGCGCGCCGCGGAGACGCTCATGCTGACGGACGGACTCGAGTTCAGCATCGGTTTCCGCAGCAACAGCGCCGCGCCGCCCGAGACCCTGGAAGAGAGCCTCGCGGCCCTGGCGACACTGGTCGGCGCCGTGCCGGAACTCACGATCCAGCTGGACGGCTATGCGGATCCGCGTGGCACTGCGGCGTTGAACTCGAAGCTGTCGATGCAACGGGCTGAAGCGGTGCGCGAGCGACTCGTCGCGGCGGGCGTCGATCCGCAGCGTATCCAGGTCGCCGGGCATGGCGCCGTGCTCGCCGAGGGCGCCGCCCAGGCCGATCCCGACGAGTGGGCCATGCAGCGCCGGGTGGACGTACGCCTGCAGAGCGATTCCGCGCGACGCGTGGTGTCCAGGCCCTGA
- the aceK gene encoding bifunctional isocitrate dehydrogenase kinase/phosphatase has protein sequence MADPALARECARAIFDAFGDYNAEFREITRRARLRFESRDWAAGRRDATERIDLYDRYVARTTEALRGRLAGHANNRALWVQIKACFEDEIRDFIDLEFEKTFFSSISRRLFTTVGVDPEVEFVALDLDPLSKVRPPQALNVYEHTDTAAALVEDVLEDHSFESPWEDFKNSVDFVVAELVRAWEPLGGLERLTRIEFMRPIFYQNTRAYVVGRALGVAQPQPVVIALKNGPDGISVDAVLTSVRDTSILFGFTRSYFHADLETVHDAVVFLRTILPRKPLAELFTVLGRARQGKTETYRTFFRHLQHSRDQFVEAPGDRGMVMAVFTLPSFDVVFKVIRDRFAYPKTVVRKDVLDKYYLVFRHDRAGRLVDAQEFKMLRFPRTRFDPALLEHLLESTSQTVCVDGDDVVITHCYVERRLRPLNLYLAEASPLAARHAVLDYGQAIRDLAATNIFPGDLLLKNFGVTRNGRVIFYDYDELCLVTECNFRKLPKARTMEEEMQSEAWFFVDEDDVFPEQFVSFLGFEPQQLEVFMENHADLLTPEFWREMKRRHEAGEVLEILPYRPSLSAQASGG, from the coding sequence TTGGCTGATCCGGCCCTGGCACGCGAGTGCGCCAGGGCCATTTTCGACGCCTTCGGCGACTACAACGCCGAGTTCCGGGAGATCACCCGGCGGGCGCGACTGCGCTTCGAGAGCCGCGACTGGGCAGCGGGGCGTCGCGACGCCACCGAGCGCATCGATCTCTACGATCGCTATGTCGCCAGGACCACGGAAGCGCTCCGCGGCCGCCTCGCCGGCCACGCCAACAACCGCGCCCTGTGGGTCCAGATCAAGGCCTGTTTCGAGGACGAGATTCGCGATTTCATCGACCTGGAGTTCGAAAAGACCTTCTTCAGTTCGATCAGCCGACGCCTGTTCACCACGGTGGGCGTGGACCCCGAAGTCGAGTTCGTAGCCCTCGACCTGGACCCGCTGTCGAAGGTGCGCCCTCCCCAGGCGCTGAACGTCTACGAGCATACCGACACCGCGGCCGCGCTCGTGGAAGACGTCCTCGAGGACCACAGCTTCGAGTCACCGTGGGAAGACTTCAAGAACAGCGTGGATTTCGTGGTCGCGGAACTCGTCCGGGCGTGGGAGCCGCTCGGCGGCCTGGAACGCCTCACGCGCATCGAATTCATGCGGCCGATCTTCTACCAGAACACCCGCGCTTACGTCGTGGGCCGGGCGCTCGGCGTAGCGCAACCCCAGCCGGTCGTCATCGCGCTGAAAAACGGTCCGGACGGCATCAGCGTGGATGCCGTGCTCACATCCGTTCGCGACACCAGCATCCTGTTCGGCTTCACGCGCAGCTATTTCCACGCGGACCTGGAGACCGTGCATGACGCGGTCGTTTTCCTGCGCACGATCCTGCCGCGCAAGCCGCTGGCGGAACTGTTCACCGTGCTCGGCCGGGCACGCCAGGGCAAGACCGAGACCTATCGCACCTTCTTCCGCCACCTGCAGCATTCGCGTGACCAGTTCGTCGAAGCGCCGGGCGATCGCGGCATGGTCATGGCGGTTTTCACCCTGCCGTCCTTCGACGTGGTGTTCAAGGTGATTCGCGACCGCTTCGCCTACCCGAAGACCGTGGTCCGCAAGGACGTGCTGGACAAGTACTACCTCGTATTCCGGCATGACCGGGCCGGGCGGCTGGTGGACGCGCAGGAATTCAAGATGCTGCGCTTCCCGCGAACCCGCTTCGATCCGGCCTTGCTGGAACACTTGCTGGAATCGACCTCGCAGACCGTGTGCGTGGATGGCGACGACGTGGTCATCACGCACTGCTATGTCGAACGCCGCCTGCGGCCGCTGAACCTCTACCTCGCAGAAGCCTCGCCGCTGGCGGCCCGGCACGCGGTGCTCGATTACGGCCAGGCGATCCGCGACCTGGCCGCGACCAATATCTTCCCCGGCGACCTGCTGCTGAAGAACTTCGGCGTGACCCGCAACGGGCGGGTCATTTTCTATGACTACGACGAGCTGTGCCTGGTGACGGAATGCAACTTCCGGAAGCTGCCCAAGGCGCGCACCATGGAAGAGGAAATGCAGTCCGAGGCGTGGTTTTTCGTGGACGAGGACGATGTCTTTCCGGAGCAATTCGTCAGCTTCCTCGGTTTCGAGCCGCAACAGCTGGAGGTCTTCATGGAAAATCATGCGGACCTGCTGACGCCGGAATTCTGGCGGGAAATGAAACGGCGGCACGAGGCGGGCGAGGTGCTCGAGATCCTGCCGTACCGGCCCAGCCTTTCGGCCCAGGCCAGTGGCGGCTGA
- a CDS encoding DUF1461 domain-containing protein — MAADGAVRGTGLHLWLLLPAAALGALWLAWRVLAVGDFLYPLWYDVIDVHGHIEHFGPQNRYKDDFETTTRAERARLFAEIVDAIHASGAGLAELRYHDPDGRPIDTLLRTPEIVHLEDVARLVDRLAPAGWLALAWLVIHLGLIRTRGWRVPRLRRLLGASLLAVGVGVALVFAIGPRRVFYQFHVLVFPPENPWFFYYQDSLMSTMMKAPFLFGAIAIAILALALACYAFFLFLAARLATDAAAAAPPRV; from the coding sequence GTGGCGGCTGACGGCGCGGTACGCGGCACAGGGCTGCATCTCTGGCTGCTGCTGCCGGCGGCGGCGCTCGGGGCCCTGTGGCTCGCCTGGCGGGTGCTGGCCGTGGGAGATTTTCTCTACCCGCTCTGGTACGACGTCATCGACGTGCACGGGCACATAGAACACTTCGGCCCGCAGAATCGCTACAAGGACGACTTCGAGACGACGACCCGGGCCGAGCGGGCGCGCCTCTTCGCCGAGATCGTCGATGCGATCCATGCCTCGGGCGCCGGACTGGCGGAACTGCGGTACCACGATCCCGACGGTCGACCCATCGATACCCTGCTGAGAACCCCTGAAATCGTTCACCTGGAGGACGTCGCCCGCCTCGTCGACCGGCTGGCGCCGGCGGGATGGCTCGCGCTCGCATGGCTGGTCATCCACCTCGGGCTGATCAGGACCCGCGGCTGGCGCGTGCCGCGGCTGCGGCGCCTGCTCGGCGCCAGCCTGCTCGCCGTCGGGGTGGGCGTCGCGCTGGTCTTCGCCATCGGGCCGCGCCGGGTTTTCTACCAGTTCCATGTGCTGGTCTTCCCGCCGGAAAACCCGTGGTTTTTCTATTACCAGGACTCGCTGATGTCCACGATGATGAAGGCCCCGTTCCTGTTCGGTGCGATCGCCATCGCCATCCTGGCGCTGGCGCTGGCCTGCTATGCGTTTTTCCTGTTCCTCGCAGCGCGGCTGGCGACCGACGCAGCGGCGGCCGCTCCACCGCGCGTCTAG
- a CDS encoding energy-coupling factor ABC transporter permease: MQFDAEVLSPGLVSLCWLLAGLLLPAALSGLGVVRSAPYRLHLVAGAAVALALLWSVRAAVDPGVGLHVLGITAAVLLLGWRLAMLAAALASLALVLLGDTPWASAPAGWLLSAAAPGAVAAAMAWIARFHLPRNPFVFIFVCAFFASGLALLLTWLLSTALLAWSGQASPSGVDGSLLAFLPLVIFPEGFINGAIVSMLIVYRPDWVRLYDERFYIRS; the protein is encoded by the coding sequence ATGCAATTCGACGCCGAAGTCCTTTCGCCCGGGCTGGTCTCGCTCTGCTGGCTGCTGGCCGGGTTGCTGCTGCCGGCCGCCCTGTCCGGGCTGGGTGTCGTCCGGAGCGCACCGTATCGCCTGCACCTGGTGGCCGGCGCGGCCGTCGCGCTGGCATTGCTCTGGAGCGTGCGGGCCGCGGTGGATCCCGGTGTCGGCCTCCATGTGCTCGGGATCACCGCTGCGGTGCTGCTGCTCGGCTGGCGCCTGGCGATGCTGGCTGCCGCCCTGGCCTCGCTTGCGCTCGTGCTCCTCGGCGACACGCCCTGGGCGAGCGCGCCGGCGGGCTGGCTGCTGTCGGCCGCTGCCCCCGGCGCCGTGGCGGCGGCGATGGCCTGGATCGCCCGCTTTCACCTGCCGCGCAATCCCTTCGTGTTCATATTCGTCTGCGCGTTTTTCGCCTCGGGACTGGCGCTCCTGCTGACGTGGCTGCTGAGTACGGCCCTCCTGGCCTGGTCCGGCCAGGCCTCGCCCAGCGGCGTCGACGGTTCCTTGCTGGCCTTCCTGCCGCTCGTGATCTTTCCCGAGGGCTTCATCAACGGTGCGATCGTGAGCATGTTGATCGTCTATCGTCCCGACTGGGTCCGCCTGTACGACGAGCGCTTCTATATCCGGTCCTAG
- a CDS encoding efflux RND transporter permease subunit, producing the protein MSERRSPLDAVVRFFLEQKLFAVLLVALIVGAGISTAPFDWKTGAWPRDPVPVDAIPNLGENQQIVYTEWPGRSPQDVEDQVSYPLSVALLGIPGVSEVRSLSMFGFSSVFLIFEEDVEFYWSRSRILEKLNSLPAGGLPDGVQPALGPDATALGQVFWYTLEGRGPDGEPVGGWDLHELRSLQDWYVRYGLLAARGISEVASIGGFVQEYHVDVDPDALRAYDVTLQQVYDAVAASNLDVGAGNIEINSVEYLLRGVGFVENVADIEAAVIATREDYTPVRVADVAHVALGPAERRGVLTQSGAEAVGGVVVVREGFNPLDAINNVKTRIAELAPGLPVRAVIDWTRVSPAEVRDFAAARGITPFADEAAPGLDHQAWTQWLRANDRETWPDWVTTSQLQIVPFYDRTGLIHETLGTLNDALLQQVLVTLVVVLVLLWHLRSALAVGAMLPLAVLCSFLFMKLFGVDSNIVALAGIAIAIGTIVDLGIIVTENTLRHLADAPPEEPRLETVYRATSEVGGAVLTAISTTIISFLPVFTMSGAEGRMFTPLAFTKTFALAASALIALAVIPAALHWLLARRRSRPAPARSWQWPARLEPLRRTGARIGSPAVNVLAIIAVGWVLAVVWEPLGPERGLLRNGLFIALLLGVVLGLFALFQRFYARILGSLLDHKAAFLCLPLLLVLLGANAWLGFDRVFAFIPAAAQQVGLDEDAVRDSRGWRFASRAFPGLGREFLPPLDEGAFLWMPTTMPHASLGEALAVLKHQDMAIAAVPEVKSVTGKIGRADSALDPAPISMIETLIHYHSEYVTDAQGRRLEFRYDRRSGEFVRDAAGELVPDPRGRPYRQWREHIRSPQDIWEEIVAAAEIPGTTGAPLLQPIETRLVMLQTGMRAAMGIKLRAPDLETLDRVAVELERRVREVPEVNPGTVNADRVIGKPYLEIEIDRAAIGRYGLNVADVQAVIATGIGGQQITTTIEGRERYAVRVRYPRELRDDPAAMESILVAGAGGVQVPLGELADIRYVRGPQMIRSEDTFLTAYVTFGGVAGSAEVDVVDAVRAALDDAVARGELLVPQGVSWRFAGNYEHQLRAMRTLSVVVPVSLALIFMILYLQFRSVATSVIVFAGIAVAWAGGFITLWLYGQGWFADFSLFGVNMRDLFQLQPVNLSVAVWVGFLALFGIAVDDGVVMATYLKQNFARRQAASVAEVRAATVEAGLRRVRPCLMTSATTILALLPVLTSTGRGADLMIPMAIPSVGGMAFVLLTMFTVPVLYCWFEERRLGEVATIRHD; encoded by the coding sequence ATGAGCGAACGTCGCTCGCCGCTGGACGCCGTCGTCCGCTTCTTTCTCGAGCAGAAGCTCTTCGCCGTATTGCTCGTGGCGCTGATCGTCGGCGCCGGCATATCCACGGCGCCGTTCGACTGGAAGACCGGCGCCTGGCCTCGGGATCCCGTGCCGGTCGATGCCATCCCCAACCTCGGCGAAAACCAGCAGATCGTCTACACGGAGTGGCCGGGACGCTCCCCGCAGGACGTCGAGGACCAGGTCAGCTATCCGCTCAGCGTCGCGCTGCTCGGGATTCCCGGTGTCAGCGAAGTCCGCAGTCTCTCGATGTTCGGCTTCTCCTCGGTGTTCCTGATTTTCGAGGAAGACGTCGAGTTCTACTGGTCGCGCTCCCGCATCCTGGAGAAACTCAACAGCCTGCCGGCGGGCGGGCTGCCCGATGGCGTGCAACCCGCCCTCGGCCCGGACGCGACGGCGCTGGGCCAGGTGTTCTGGTACACGCTGGAGGGCCGGGGGCCTGACGGCGAGCCGGTCGGCGGCTGGGACCTCCACGAACTGCGCAGCCTGCAGGACTGGTATGTGCGCTACGGACTCCTCGCGGCACGGGGCATCAGCGAAGTGGCGTCGATCGGCGGTTTCGTCCAGGAATACCACGTGGACGTCGACCCGGACGCGCTGCGCGCCTATGACGTGACCCTGCAGCAGGTCTACGACGCGGTGGCGGCCAGCAACCTGGACGTCGGGGCGGGCAACATCGAGATCAACAGCGTCGAGTACCTGCTGCGGGGTGTCGGTTTCGTCGAGAACGTGGCCGACATCGAGGCGGCCGTCATCGCCACGCGCGAGGATTACACTCCCGTGCGGGTGGCGGACGTGGCGCACGTGGCGCTCGGTCCGGCGGAGCGGCGCGGCGTGCTGACCCAGTCCGGCGCCGAGGCGGTCGGCGGGGTAGTGGTGGTTCGCGAGGGCTTCAACCCGCTCGACGCCATCAACAACGTCAAGACGCGCATCGCCGAACTCGCACCCGGCCTGCCGGTGCGTGCGGTGATCGACTGGACACGCGTCAGCCCCGCCGAGGTGCGCGATTTCGCCGCGGCACGCGGGATCACCCCCTTTGCGGATGAGGCTGCGCCGGGCCTGGATCACCAGGCCTGGACGCAGTGGTTACGCGCGAACGATCGGGAAACCTGGCCTGACTGGGTGACCACCAGCCAGTTGCAGATCGTCCCTTTTTACGATCGCACCGGACTGATCCACGAGACCCTCGGCACGCTGAACGACGCCCTGCTGCAACAGGTGCTGGTGACGCTGGTCGTCGTGCTCGTGTTGCTCTGGCACCTGCGCAGCGCGCTGGCGGTGGGGGCCATGTTGCCGCTCGCCGTGCTTTGTTCCTTCTTGTTCATGAAGCTGTTCGGCGTCGATAGCAACATCGTGGCACTGGCGGGCATCGCGATCGCCATCGGCACGATCGTGGACCTCGGTATCATCGTGACCGAGAACACCCTGCGGCACCTGGCGGATGCGCCGCCGGAGGAGCCGCGCCTCGAGACGGTCTATCGCGCCACGAGCGAGGTGGGCGGCGCGGTGCTGACGGCTATCAGCACGACCATCATCAGTTTCCTGCCGGTTTTCACCATGAGCGGTGCCGAAGGCCGCATGTTCACCCCGCTTGCGTTCACCAAGACCTTCGCGCTCGCGGCCTCCGCACTGATCGCACTTGCCGTGATCCCGGCGGCGTTGCACTGGCTGCTGGCACGACGCAGGTCGCGGCCGGCGCCCGCACGTTCCTGGCAATGGCCCGCGCGCCTGGAGCCGCTGCGTCGTACCGGGGCGCGGATCGGGTCACCCGCCGTCAACGTGCTGGCGATCATCGCGGTGGGTTGGGTCCTGGCGGTGGTCTGGGAGCCGCTGGGCCCGGAGCGCGGCCTGTTACGCAACGGCCTGTTCATCGCCTTGCTGCTGGGCGTCGTGCTGGGCCTGTTCGCCCTTTTCCAGCGCTTCTACGCGCGCATACTCGGCTCGTTGCTCGATCACAAGGCGGCCTTCCTGTGCCTCCCGCTGCTGCTCGTACTGCTGGGTGCAAATGCCTGGCTGGGTTTCGATCGCGTGTTCGCCTTCATCCCGGCGGCCGCGCAGCAGGTGGGCCTGGACGAGGACGCGGTGCGCGACAGCAGGGGATGGCGATTCGCCAGCCGCGCGTTCCCCGGGCTCGGGCGCGAATTTCTGCCGCCGCTGGACGAAGGCGCTTTCCTGTGGATGCCGACAACCATGCCGCATGCTTCGCTGGGCGAGGCACTGGCGGTGCTCAAGCACCAGGACATGGCGATCGCCGCGGTGCCCGAGGTCAAGAGCGTGACGGGGAAAATCGGTCGCGCCGACAGTGCGCTGGATCCGGCGCCGATTTCCATGATCGAGACGCTGATCCATTACCACAGCGAATACGTCACGGACGCACAGGGGCGTCGCCTGGAGTTCCGCTACGATCGCCGCAGTGGCGAGTTCGTGCGGGATGCGGCGGGAGAACTGGTCCCCGACCCCCGGGGGCGGCCCTACCGCCAGTGGCGGGAGCATATCCGTTCGCCGCAGGATATCTGGGAAGAAATCGTCGCTGCGGCGGAAATTCCCGGTACGACGGGGGCGCCGTTGCTGCAGCCGATCGAGACCCGCCTGGTGATGCTGCAGACGGGCATGCGCGCCGCCATGGGCATCAAGCTCCGGGCACCGGACCTCGAGACGCTGGACCGCGTTGCGGTGGAACTCGAGCGCAGGGTCAGAGAGGTGCCGGAGGTCAACCCGGGCACGGTGAATGCCGATCGCGTGATCGGCAAGCCCTACCTGGAAATCGAGATCGATCGCGCCGCCATCGGCCGCTACGGGCTGAATGTCGCCGATGTCCAGGCCGTGATCGCGACCGGCATCGGGGGGCAGCAGATCACCACCACGATCGAGGGGCGCGAGCGCTATGCCGTCCGGGTGCGCTATCCCCGCGAATTGCGCGACGACCCTGCGGCCATGGAGAGCATTCTCGTCGCGGGCGCCGGCGGGGTCCAGGTGCCGCTCGGCGAACTGGCTGACATCCGCTACGTCCGCGGCCCGCAGATGATCCGCAGCGAGGACACGTTCCTGACGGCTTACGTCACGTTCGGCGGCGTCGCGGGAAGCGCCGAGGTGGACGTGGTCGATGCCGTGCGTGCAGCGCTCGACGACGCCGTCGCGCGCGGCGAGTTGCTCGTGCCGCAGGGCGTGAGCTGGCGTTTCGCAGGAAACTACGAACACCAGTTGCGCGCCATGCGCACGCTCAGCGTCGTGGTGCCGGTCTCGCTGGCGCTGATCTTCATGATCTTGTACCTGCAGTTTCGCTCGGTGGCCACGTCCGTGATCGTGTTCGCCGGCATCGCGGTGGCCTGGGCCGGCGGCTTCATCACTTTGTGGCTCTATGGCCAGGGCTGGTTCGCGGACTTCAGCTTGTTCGGCGTCAATATGCGTGACCTGTTCCAGCTGCAGCCGGTCAACCTGAGCGTCGCCGTCTGGGTGGGCTTTCTCGCGCTTTTCGGCATCGCCGTGGATGACGGTGTCGTCATGGCCACCTACCTCAAGCAGAATTTCGCACGGCGGCAGGCGGCCTCGGTGGCCGAGGTTCGCGCGGCCACGGTAGAGGCCGGGCTGCGTCGCGTGCGTCCCTGCCTGATGACCAGCGCCACGACCATTCTCGCGCTGCTGCCCGTGCTGACGTCGACGGGCCGAGGCGCCGACCTGATGATCCCGATGGCGATCCCCAGTGTCGGCGGCATGGCTTTCGTGTTGTTGACCATGTTCACGGTCCCCGTGCTGTATTGCTGGTTCGAGGAACGCCGGCTCGGGGAGGTTGCCACGATTCGCCACGATTGA
- a CDS encoding leucyl aminopeptidase family protein, with protein MSATQFYTDRAAGACPVHFVAADGLEGLLGKMTDAHRAWVRSTAWQPKPGAVLALPGNDGSVAAVVAGAGGDEPFWAIASVPGQLPPGSYVLAGDPDPAEGTRHALAWGIGQYGFSRRSKAPPVQARMLAWPRDVDPRAVISAVDADALVRDLVNTPAADMGPAELSQAAAALAAASGAEFREIVGDALLVENFPAIHAVGRASVRAPRLLDLRWGDTGRPRVTLVGKGVCFDTGGLNLKQPGGMRNMKKDMGGAAHVLGLAKMIMDAALPIRLRVLVPAVENSVAGNAYRPGDVVSTRAGLSVEIGNTDAEGRVVLADALALADEEAPELLLDFATLTGAARVALGPDLPALFASDDALARDWAQAGSSSGDPLWHMPLWAPYAANLSGGIADLNNVTTDGFAGAIYGGLFLQRFVSSAGAWAHVDTFAWNPRNRAGRPEGGMSQGVRAAFGMLASRYPA; from the coding sequence ATGTCCGCCACCCAGTTCTATACCGACCGTGCCGCGGGAGCTTGCCCGGTTCATTTCGTCGCCGCGGACGGGCTCGAGGGCCTGCTCGGGAAAATGACGGATGCGCATCGCGCCTGGGTGCGCAGCACCGCCTGGCAGCCCAAGCCAGGCGCCGTGCTCGCCTTGCCCGGCAACGACGGCAGCGTGGCGGCGGTCGTGGCCGGAGCGGGCGGCGACGAGCCTTTCTGGGCGATCGCCTCCGTACCCGGACAGCTTCCTCCGGGCAGCTACGTGCTCGCCGGCGACCCTGATCCGGCGGAGGGCACCCGTCACGCGCTCGCCTGGGGGATCGGCCAGTACGGCTTCAGTCGCCGTTCCAAGGCGCCCCCGGTGCAGGCGCGCATGCTGGCCTGGCCGCGGGACGTCGATCCGCGGGCTGTTATTTCGGCGGTGGATGCGGACGCCCTGGTGCGCGACCTGGTCAACACGCCGGCCGCCGACATGGGTCCTGCGGAGCTGTCGCAGGCGGCCGCAGCGCTGGCCGCCGCATCGGGCGCCGAGTTCCGGGAGATCGTCGGCGACGCCCTGCTCGTGGAGAATTTTCCCGCCATCCACGCGGTGGGCCGCGCCAGCGTGCGCGCACCGCGACTGCTGGACTTGCGCTGGGGCGATACGGGCCGGCCACGCGTGACGCTGGTGGGCAAGGGGGTCTGTTTCGACACGGGCGGCCTCAATCTCAAGCAGCCTGGCGGCATGCGCAACATGAAAAAAGACATGGGCGGCGCCGCCCACGTGCTGGGCCTGGCCAAGATGATCATGGACGCGGCGTTGCCGATCCGGCTTCGCGTGCTGGTTCCTGCGGTCGAGAACAGCGTCGCGGGCAATGCCTATCGCCCGGGCGACGTCGTATCGACACGGGCGGGCCTGAGCGTGGAAATCGGCAATACCGATGCGGAGGGCCGGGTCGTGCTTGCCGATGCGCTGGCCCTCGCGGACGAGGAGGCTCCGGAGCTGCTGCTGGATTTCGCCACGCTCACCGGCGCGGCGCGGGTCGCACTGGGACCGGACCTGCCGGCCTTGTTCGCCAGCGACGATGCGCTGGCGCGCGACTGGGCCCAGGCCGGTTCATCGTCGGGCGACCCGCTCTGGCACATGCCGCTCTGGGCCCCTTATGCGGCTAACCTCTCGGGCGGCATTGCGGACCTGAACAACGTGACCACCGACGGCTTCGCCGGGGCCATCTACGGCGGCCTGTTCCTGCAGCGTTTCGTCTCCAGCGCGGGTGCATGGGCCCACGTCGACACCTTCGCCTGGAATCCGCGCAACCGCGCCGGACGGCCCGAGGGCGGCATGAGCCAGGGCGTGCGGGCGGCGTTCGGGATGCTCGCGAGTCGCTATCCGGCCTAG